The following are encoded together in the Prionailurus viverrinus isolate Anna chromosome B3, UM_Priviv_1.0, whole genome shotgun sequence genome:
- the PCLAF gene encoding PCNA-associated factor isoform X2, which translates to MVRTKADSVPGTYRKVVASRAPRKVLGSSTSASNSAPLSSRKVENKYAGGNPVCVRPTPKWQKGIGEFFGLSPKDSDKENRIPEEAGSSGLGKAKRKKTQ; encoded by the exons ATGGTGCGGACTAAAGCGGACAGTGTCCCAGGCACCTACAGAAAAG TGGTGGCTTCTCGAGCCCCCAGGAAGGTGCTTGGTTCCTCCACTTCTGCCAGTAATTCCGCACCGCTTTCGTCGAGGAAAG ttgaaaATAAGTATGCCGGAGGGAATCCAGTTTGTGTGCGCCCAACTCCCAAGTGGCAAAAAGGAATCGGAGAATTCTTTGGGCTGTCCCCTAAAGATTCTGACAAAGAGAATCGAATTCCTGAAGAAGCAGGAAGCAGTGGCttaggaaaagcaaaaagaaa GAAAACACAATGA
- the PCLAF gene encoding PCNA-associated factor isoform X1, with protein sequence MVRTKADSVPGTYRKVVASRAPRKVLGSSTSASNSAPLSSRKVENKYAGGNPVCVRPTPKWQKGIGEFFGLSPKDSDKENRIPEEAGSSGLGKAKRKARPLPPDHTDDEKE encoded by the exons ATGGTGCGGACTAAAGCGGACAGTGTCCCAGGCACCTACAGAAAAG TGGTGGCTTCTCGAGCCCCCAGGAAGGTGCTTGGTTCCTCCACTTCTGCCAGTAATTCCGCACCGCTTTCGTCGAGGAAAG ttgaaaATAAGTATGCCGGAGGGAATCCAGTTTGTGTGCGCCCAACTCCCAAGTGGCAAAAAGGAATCGGAGAATTCTTTGGGCTGTCCCCTAAAGATTCTGACAAAGAGAATCGAATTCCTGAAGAAGCAGGAAGCAGTGGCttaggaaaagcaaaaagaaa AGCACGTCCTTTGCCACCTGATCACACAGATGATGAAAAAGAATAG